A region from the Triticum urartu cultivar G1812 chromosome 1, Tu2.1, whole genome shotgun sequence genome encodes:
- the LOC125515162 gene encoding nascent polypeptide-associated complex subunit alpha-like protein 1, whose protein sequence is MTAETATQAELLRAVLEEQKLAAQGDEPVVEDDDDEEDEDDDDEDDKDDDVEGVDASGRSKQSRSEKKSRKAMLKLGMKTITGVSRVTVKKSKNILFVISKPDVFKSPASDTYVIFGEAKIEDLSSQLQSQAAEQFKAPDLSSVISNPEASTAVQEDDEDCDETGVEPKDIELVMTQAGVPRPKAVKALKSADGDIVSAIMELTN, encoded by the exons ATGACGGCCGAGACCGCGACGCAGGCGGAGCTGCTCCGCGCCGTTCTGGAAGAGCAGAAGCTCGCTGCGCAG GGAGACGAGCCCGTagttgaggatgatgatgatgaggaagatgaggatgatgatgacgAGGATGACAAAGATGATGATGTTGAGG GAGTTGATGCAAGTGGAAGATCTAAGCAGAGTAGGAGTGAGAAGAAGAGCAGGAAGGCCATGCTGAAGCTTGGCATGAAGACTATCACTGGCGTGAGCCGTGTAACTGTCAAGAAGAGCAAGAAT ATCCTGTTTGTCATCTCCAAGCCAGATGTATTCAAGAGCCCTGCCTCTGACACCTATGTCATTTTCGGTGAGGCTAAGATTGAGGATCTGAGCTCACAGCTGCAGTCCCAGGCTGCCGAGCAATTCAAAGCGCCTGATCTTAGCAGCGTCATCTCAAACCCTGAGGCTTCTACAGCTGTTCAGGAGGATGACGAGGATTGTGATGAGACTGGAGTTGAGCCTAAGGACATTGAACTGGTGATGACCCAGGCCGGTGTGCCTAGGCCCAAGGCTGTGAAGGCGCTCAAATCTGCTGACGGTGACATAGTCAGTGCTATCATGGAACTGACGAACTAG
- the LOC125515152 gene encoding DNA-directed RNA polymerases II, IV and V subunit 12, producing the protein MDPQQPEPVSYLCGDCGAENTLKTGDVIQCRECGYRILYKKRTRRIVQYEAR; encoded by the exons ATGGATCCACAGCAGCCGGAACCCGTCAGCTATCTGTGCGGag ATTGCGGAGCTGAGAACACGCTGAAGACAGGGGATGTGATCCAGTGCCGTGAGTGTGGCTACCGCATCCTCTACAAGAAGCGCACCCGCAGGA TTGTTCAATACGAAGCTCGCTGA